In Pseudomonas sp. MTM4, one genomic interval encodes:
- the pgsA gene encoding CDP-diacylglycerol--glycerol-3-phosphate 3-phosphatidyltransferase: MNIPNILTVLRVLLIPIIILLFYLPFQWSYLASSAVFAIAAVTDWLDGYLARKLKQSTPFGAFLDPVADKLMVAVALVLLVEEHSNLWLTLPAAIIIGREIVVSALREWMAELGARAQVAVSNLGKWKTAAQMVALIILLANPPLATIWVGLGYALLIVAAALTLWSMVNYLMAAWPHLSPTEKK, from the coding sequence ATGAACATTCCAAATATTCTCACCGTGCTGCGTGTGCTGCTGATACCCATCATCATCCTGCTGTTCTATCTCCCATTTCAGTGGAGCTATCTGGCGTCGAGCGCGGTGTTTGCCATCGCAGCGGTAACCGATTGGCTGGATGGTTATCTCGCTCGCAAGCTCAAGCAGAGTACCCCCTTCGGTGCGTTCCTCGATCCGGTCGCAGACAAGCTGATGGTGGCGGTAGCCCTGGTGCTACTGGTCGAAGAGCATTCCAACCTCTGGCTGACTTTGCCGGCGGCCATCATCATCGGTCGGGAGATCGTGGTATCAGCCCTGCGAGAGTGGATGGCCGAGCTGGGTGCGCGAGCGCAGGTAGCCGTATCCAACCTGGGCAAGTGGAAAACTGCGGCTCAGATGGTTGCGCTCATCATCCTGCTGGCCAACCCGCCACTGGCGACCATCTGGGTCGGGCTTGGCTACGCATTGCTGATCGTCGCCGCCGCTCTGACGTTGTGGTCGATGGTCAATTACCTGATGGCCGCCTGGCCTCATCTCAGCCCTACGGAAAAGAAATAA
- a CDS encoding efflux RND transporter permease subunit, with the protein MNLSAPFIARPVATMLLSLAILLLGGVSFGLLPVSPLPNMDFPVITVQASLPGASPEIMASSVATPLERSLGSIAGVNQMSSRSSQGSTRIIIEFDLDRDINGAAREVQAAINAARNLLPSGMRSMPTYRKVNPSQAPIMVLSLTSDVLDKGQLYDIGSTVLAQKLSQVPGVGEVQVGGSSLPAVRVELQPQQLEQYGVSLDEVRQTIASANVRRPKGMVEDDHRHWQVQASDQLHEAADYLPLIIRYQDGAALRLSDVAKVSDAVEDRYNDGFFNNERAVLLIINRQAGANIIETIEGIRNELPALQAIVPGSVKMAVAMDRSPVIRATLHEAERTLLIAVGLVIVLVFLFLGRLRTALIPALAVPVSLVGTFAVMYLFGFSLNVLSLMALILAAGLVVDDAIVVLENIARHIDDGVPPMRAAYIGTREVGFTLLSMNLSLVVVFVSILFMGGIVERLFREFSITLAAAILVSLLVSLTLTPMLCARWLKPHDASQEGRLHRWSHDAHQWLLRHYDRSLGWALRHHRIMLFTLLATIGLNVFLYIEVPKTFLPQQDTGQLTGFIRGDDGLSFQVMQPKMEIYRQAVLADPAVESVAGFIGGQGGINNAFMIVRLKPLAERKISAQKVIERIRANQPKVPGGRMFLMADQDLQFGGGRQSSSAYSYSLLASDLADLRAWVPQVTRALMALPELTSIDANEGEGAQQISLQVDRDAAKRLGIDMSTVTTLLNNAFSQRQISTIYESLNQYQVVMEIDPAYAQHPEVLEQIQVITSDGRRVPLAAFASYERSLEEDRVSHEGQFAAENIDFDLAPGVSLDQATRAIERAVAAIGMPSEVQGRLGGTGDVFKATQEGQPLMILGALLLVYIVLGILYESYIHPLTILSTLPSAGVGALLAIILMREQFSLISLLGLFLLIGVVKKNAILMIDLALQFERNDHLSPQESIRRSCLLRFRPILMTTMAAILGALPLLMGGAEGAEMRQPLGLTIVGGLILSQILTLYTTPVVYLYLDRARHRFNRWRGVRTDAALENPL; encoded by the coding sequence ATGAACTTGTCCGCCCCCTTCATCGCTCGCCCAGTCGCGACCATGCTTCTGAGCCTGGCGATCTTGCTGTTGGGCGGGGTCAGTTTTGGCTTGTTGCCAGTGTCGCCACTGCCGAATATGGATTTCCCGGTCATTACCGTACAGGCCAGTTTGCCCGGTGCCAGCCCGGAGATCATGGCCTCCAGCGTGGCGACGCCGCTGGAGCGGTCGCTGGGCAGCATCGCCGGCGTCAACCAGATGAGCAGCCGCAGCAGCCAGGGCTCGACGCGGATCATCATCGAGTTCGATCTCGACCGCGACATCAACGGCGCCGCGCGTGAGGTTCAGGCGGCAATCAACGCCGCGCGCAATCTGCTACCCAGCGGTATGCGCAGCATGCCTACGTATCGGAAGGTCAACCCGTCGCAGGCGCCGATCATGGTGCTGTCGCTGACCTCCGATGTACTCGACAAAGGCCAGCTCTACGACATCGGTTCCACGGTGCTCGCGCAGAAGTTATCGCAGGTGCCCGGCGTGGGTGAGGTGCAGGTCGGTGGCAGTTCGCTACCGGCGGTACGCGTCGAACTGCAACCGCAACAGCTCGAGCAGTACGGCGTGTCTCTCGACGAGGTTCGTCAGACCATCGCCTCGGCCAACGTACGCCGGCCCAAAGGCATGGTCGAAGACGATCACCGTCATTGGCAGGTACAAGCCAGCGACCAACTGCACGAGGCGGCTGATTACCTGCCGCTGATCATTCGCTACCAGGACGGCGCCGCGTTGCGCCTGAGCGACGTGGCCAAAGTCAGCGATGCGGTCGAGGATCGCTACAACGACGGATTCTTCAACAACGAACGCGCCGTGCTGCTGATCATCAACCGCCAGGCTGGCGCCAACATCATCGAAACCATCGAAGGCATTCGCAATGAATTGCCGGCCCTGCAAGCAATCGTGCCTGGTAGCGTCAAGATGGCGGTGGCGATGGATCGTTCTCCAGTCATCCGCGCGACGCTGCATGAGGCCGAGCGCACATTGCTGATCGCGGTGGGGCTGGTCATCGTGCTGGTGTTCCTCTTTCTCGGTCGGCTGCGCACGGCGTTGATCCCGGCGCTGGCGGTGCCGGTATCGCTGGTTGGCACCTTCGCCGTGATGTACCTGTTCGGCTTCTCGCTCAATGTGCTGTCGTTGATGGCCTTGATTTTGGCCGCCGGGCTGGTGGTGGACGATGCCATCGTGGTGCTGGAAAACATCGCACGACACATCGATGACGGCGTCCCGCCAATGCGCGCCGCGTACATAGGGACGCGGGAGGTGGGCTTCACGCTGCTGTCAATGAACCTGTCGTTGGTGGTGGTGTTCGTTTCGATCCTGTTCATGGGCGGGATCGTGGAGCGGTTGTTTCGCGAGTTCTCCATCACCCTGGCGGCGGCCATCCTGGTCTCGCTGCTGGTCTCGCTGACGTTAACGCCGATGCTCTGCGCACGTTGGTTGAAGCCCCACGACGCATCGCAGGAAGGGCGCCTGCATCGCTGGAGCCACGACGCCCATCAATGGCTGCTGCGTCACTACGACCGATCCCTCGGGTGGGCGCTGCGGCATCACCGGATCATGCTGTTCACCTTGTTGGCGACCATCGGGCTCAACGTTTTCCTCTATATCGAGGTTCCGAAAACCTTCCTGCCCCAGCAAGACACAGGCCAGCTGACCGGCTTCATCCGCGGCGACGATGGGCTGTCGTTCCAGGTCATGCAGCCGAAAATGGAGATCTACCGCCAGGCGGTGCTGGCCGATCCTGCGGTAGAGAGCGTGGCCGGTTTCATCGGCGGACAAGGCGGCATCAACAACGCCTTCATGATCGTTCGCCTCAAGCCGCTGGCTGAACGCAAGATTTCCGCGCAGAAAGTCATCGAGCGCATTCGTGCCAATCAGCCGAAAGTCCCAGGCGGGCGCATGTTCCTCATGGCTGATCAGGATCTGCAGTTCGGCGGCGGGCGACAAAGCAGTTCGGCGTACTCCTACAGCTTGCTGGCCAGCGATCTGGCCGATTTGCGCGCCTGGGTGCCGCAGGTGACGCGCGCGCTGATGGCGTTGCCGGAGCTGACCAGCATCGATGCCAACGAAGGCGAGGGCGCGCAGCAGATCAGCCTGCAAGTGGACCGCGACGCGGCCAAGCGCTTGGGTATCGATATGAGCACGGTCACCACCTTGCTCAACAACGCATTCAGCCAGCGGCAAATATCCACTATTTACGAATCGCTCAACCAGTATCAGGTGGTGATGGAGATCGACCCGGCATACGCCCAGCATCCTGAGGTGCTGGAACAGATTCAGGTGATTACCAGCGATGGTCGGCGGGTGCCCCTGGCCGCTTTCGCAAGCTATGAGCGCAGCCTCGAAGAAGACCGCGTCAGCCATGAGGGGCAGTTCGCCGCGGAAAACATCGACTTCGATCTGGCGCCCGGTGTGAGTCTCGATCAGGCGACACGGGCGATCGAGCGTGCGGTTGCCGCCATCGGCATGCCCAGCGAGGTGCAGGGGCGTCTGGGCGGTACCGGAGATGTCTTCAAGGCCACGCAGGAAGGGCAGCCGCTGATGATTCTCGGTGCCTTGCTGCTGGTGTATATCGTGCTCGGCATCCTCTACGAGAGTTACATCCATCCGTTGACGATTCTTTCCACGCTGCCTTCAGCGGGTGTCGGCGCGTTGCTCGCAATCATCCTGATGCGCGAACAGTTCAGCCTGATCTCTCTGCTCGGTCTGTTCCTGTTGATCGGCGTGGTCAAGAAGAACGCGATCCTGATGATCGATCTGGCGCTGCAATTCGAGCGCAACGACCACTTGTCTCCGCAAGAGTCGATTCGCCGTTCCTGCCTGTTGCGCTTTCGCCCAATTCTGATGACTACCATGGCCGCGATCCTCGGCGCCTTGCCGTTGCTCATGGGCGGTGCCGAAGGCGCCGAGATGCGCCAACCGCTGGGCCTGACCATCGTCGGTGGGTTGATCCTCAGCCAGATCCTCACGCTCTACACCACGCCGGTCGTCTATCTGTATCTCGACCGCGCGCGTCATCGCTTCAACCGCTGGCGTGGTGTGCGCACCGATGCCGCTCTGGAAAATCCGCTATGA
- a CDS encoding FadR/GntR family transcriptional regulator, with protein sequence MENQSIQPRVRRKHRSLAQELVTELSQQIRDGVIKRGDKLPTESAIMQAQGVSRTVVREAISRLQASGLVETRHGIGTFVLDTPSTTGLRIDPATIGTLRDVLSILELRISLEVESAGLAATRRTPEQLAAMRAFLDSLQQSAALSSEAAVSDFQFHLQIAEATGNRYFTDIMNHLGTAIIPRSRLNSARLAHDDQPHYQQRLGREHEQIYDAIARQDAESARAAMRLHLTNSRERLRQAHEEAETEPN encoded by the coding sequence ATGGAAAACCAGAGCATCCAGCCACGCGTTCGCCGAAAGCATCGCAGCCTTGCACAGGAGTTGGTGACCGAATTGTCCCAACAGATACGCGATGGCGTTATCAAGCGTGGAGACAAGCTGCCTACCGAATCTGCAATCATGCAGGCGCAGGGGGTGAGCAGGACGGTGGTGCGGGAAGCGATTTCACGGTTGCAGGCGTCCGGGCTGGTGGAAACTCGCCATGGCATAGGTACTTTCGTGCTCGACACGCCGAGTACGACTGGGCTGCGCATCGATCCGGCGACCATCGGCACGCTGCGTGACGTGCTTTCGATCTTGGAGCTGCGTATCAGCCTGGAGGTCGAGTCGGCAGGATTGGCGGCGACACGCCGAACACCGGAGCAGTTGGCGGCGATGCGGGCGTTTCTGGATTCGCTGCAGCAGAGTGCAGCGCTTTCCAGCGAAGCCGCCGTGTCGGACTTTCAATTCCATCTGCAGATTGCCGAGGCGACCGGTAATCGTTATTTCACCGACATCATGAATCACCTGGGTACGGCGATCATCCCACGCAGTCGCCTCAACTCGGCACGCCTGGCTCACGATGACCAGCCGCACTATCAACAGCGCCTCGGTCGCGAGCATGAGCAGATCTACGACGCCATCGCGCGCCAGGATGCTGAATCCGCCCGCGCCGCGATGCGTCTGCACCTGACGAACAGTCGCGAGCGGTTGCGCCAGGCGCACGAGGAAGCTGAGACCGAGCCCAACTGA
- a CDS encoding MdtB/MuxB family multidrug efflux RND transporter permease subunit — protein MNISRLFILRPVATTLTMIAILLAGLIAYRMLPVSALPQVDYPTIRVMTLYPGASPEVMTSAVTAPLERQFGQMPGLTQMSSTSSGGASVITLRFSLEVELDVAEQEVQAAINAASNLLPNDLPAPPVYNKVNPADTPVMTLAVTSESLALPEMHDLVDTRMAQKLAQISGVGMVSIAGGQRPAVRIRVNPEALASYGLSLADVRSLVTSSNVNQPKGNFDGPTRVSMLDANDQLKTPEEYAELILAYEDGATLRLKDVADIIDGAENERLAAWANETQAVLLNIQRQPGANVIDVVERIQALLPEVTASMPAGLDVVVLTDRTQTIRAAITDVQHELLMATVLVVMVTFVFLKRLSATIIPSIAVPLSLVGTFAIMHLAGFSLNNLTLMALTIATGFVVDDAIVMLENIARHVEEGETPLQAALKGAKQIGFTLISLTLSLIAVLIPLLFMQDVVGRLFREFAITLAVAILISLVVSLTLTPMMCAKLLKPATVDEAKPDWVERLIGGYSRWLTWVLGHQTLTLLVAVLTLGLTVVLYLAVPKGFFPVQDTGVIQGISEAPQSISFRAMSERQQSLARVILDDPAVESLSSYIGVDGDNVTLNSGRLLINLKPHGERDVTASQVIDRLRPELAKLPGIDLYMQPVQDLSIEDRVSRTQFQFSLESPDGELLQEWAPRLVAALRERPELTDIASDLQSNGLQIYLDIDRDAAARLGIEVSDITDALYDAFGQRQISTIFTQASQYRVVLEAESGSRLGAQALEELFVQSEGGTPVRLSSLATLEQRNAPLLINHIGQFPAVTLSFNLADGVSLGEAVEVIEGVEAEIGLPAGIQSRFQGAAEAFQASLSSTLLLILAAVVTMYIVLGVLYESYIHPITILSTLPSAAVGALLALLLTGNDLGLIAIIGIILLIGIVKKNAIMMIDFALEAERQQGMSPQDAIYRAALLRFRPILMTTLAALFGAVPLMLASGSGAELRQPLGLVLVGGLLLSQLLTLFTTPVIYLFFDRLGQRFARKDAAGQEARV, from the coding sequence ATGAACATCTCGCGGCTGTTCATCCTGCGGCCGGTGGCGACCACGCTGACGATGATCGCGATTCTTTTGGCCGGCCTGATCGCCTATCGCATGCTGCCCGTATCGGCGCTGCCACAGGTGGACTATCCAACCATCCGGGTCATGACGCTGTATCCCGGTGCCAGTCCCGAGGTCATGACCAGCGCCGTAACCGCGCCGCTGGAGCGCCAGTTCGGTCAGATGCCGGGACTGACCCAGATGTCCTCGACCAGCTCGGGCGGGGCATCGGTGATCACGCTGCGTTTCTCCCTCGAAGTCGAGCTGGACGTGGCCGAGCAGGAAGTTCAGGCAGCTATCAATGCCGCAAGCAATCTGCTGCCCAACGATCTCCCGGCGCCGCCGGTATACAACAAAGTCAATCCGGCTGACACGCCGGTGATGACCTTGGCGGTGACGTCGGAAAGTCTGGCGCTACCGGAAATGCATGATCTGGTCGATACGCGCATGGCGCAAAAGCTGGCGCAGATCAGCGGCGTGGGCATGGTCAGCATCGCCGGCGGTCAGCGCCCTGCGGTACGCATTCGGGTCAACCCCGAAGCGCTCGCATCGTACGGATTGTCGCTCGCCGACGTTCGTTCGCTGGTGACCAGCTCCAACGTCAACCAGCCCAAAGGCAATTTCGACGGCCCGACTCGGGTATCGATGCTCGACGCCAACGATCAACTGAAAACGCCGGAGGAATACGCCGAACTCATTCTGGCGTACGAAGACGGCGCAACGCTGCGCTTGAAGGATGTCGCCGACATCATCGATGGCGCCGAGAACGAACGCCTCGCCGCGTGGGCCAACGAAACCCAGGCCGTGCTGCTGAACATCCAGCGCCAACCCGGGGCGAACGTGATTGATGTGGTCGAACGTATCCAAGCGTTGCTACCTGAAGTCACCGCCAGCATGCCGGCCGGACTCGACGTGGTGGTGCTCACCGACCGTACGCAAACCATTCGTGCCGCCATCACCGACGTGCAGCATGAACTGCTGATGGCTACGGTCCTCGTGGTCATGGTCACGTTCGTATTTCTCAAGCGACTGTCGGCGACGATCATTCCATCGATTGCCGTGCCGCTGTCGCTGGTGGGCACCTTTGCAATCATGCATCTCGCCGGCTTCTCCCTGAATAACCTGACGCTGATGGCGCTGACCATTGCCACCGGCTTCGTCGTGGACGATGCCATCGTCATGCTCGAAAACATTGCCCGCCATGTGGAGGAGGGCGAGACGCCGCTTCAGGCAGCGCTCAAAGGGGCCAAGCAGATCGGTTTTACCCTGATTTCGCTGACATTGTCCCTGATCGCCGTGCTCATTCCGCTGCTGTTCATGCAAGACGTGGTAGGACGCCTGTTCCGCGAGTTCGCGATCACCCTGGCGGTCGCCATCCTGATCTCGCTCGTGGTGTCCCTGACGTTGACGCCAATGATGTGCGCCAAGCTGCTCAAACCGGCCACCGTGGATGAAGCCAAGCCGGACTGGGTCGAGCGGCTCATCGGCGGCTACTCGCGCTGGCTGACCTGGGTGTTGGGGCACCAGACACTGACCCTGCTGGTTGCCGTGTTGACCTTGGGATTGACAGTGGTGCTTTACCTGGCCGTACCGAAAGGCTTCTTTCCGGTGCAGGACACTGGTGTGATTCAGGGCATCAGCGAAGCGCCGCAATCGATTTCCTTCCGTGCCATGAGCGAACGCCAGCAATCGCTTGCGCGAGTGATTCTGGACGATCCGGCGGTGGAGAGCCTGTCGTCCTATATCGGCGTGGACGGTGACAACGTCACCCTCAATAGCGGTCGTTTGCTGATCAACCTCAAACCCCACGGTGAGCGAGACGTCACGGCCAGCCAGGTCATCGATCGGCTACGACCGGAACTGGCGAAGCTGCCGGGTATCGATTTGTACATGCAACCGGTGCAGGATCTGTCGATCGAAGATCGGGTCAGCCGTACGCAGTTCCAGTTCAGCCTCGAGTCGCCGGATGGTGAGCTGCTGCAGGAATGGGCGCCGCGACTGGTTGCGGCACTCCGCGAGCGCCCGGAGCTGACCGATATCGCCAGTGATTTGCAGAGCAACGGTCTGCAGATTTATCTGGACATCGATCGCGATGCCGCAGCTCGCCTGGGAATCGAGGTTTCGGACATCACCGACGCACTGTATGACGCCTTCGGTCAGCGGCAGATTTCGACGATCTTCACTCAGGCCAGCCAGTACCGCGTGGTATTGGAAGCCGAGTCGGGCAGCCGTCTTGGCGCACAGGCGCTGGAGGAGCTGTTCGTGCAGAGCGAGGGCGGCACGCCGGTGCGGCTGTCGAGCTTGGCGACGCTGGAACAGCGTAATGCGCCGCTGCTGATCAACCATATCGGTCAGTTCCCTGCAGTCACTTTGTCGTTCAACCTGGCCGATGGCGTCTCATTGGGCGAAGCGGTGGAGGTGATCGAAGGCGTTGAGGCCGAAATCGGCCTGCCCGCTGGCATTCAGAGCCGTTTCCAGGGCGCTGCCGAGGCTTTCCAGGCTTCGCTGTCGAGCACGCTGCTGCTGATTCTCGCCGCAGTGGTGACCATGTATATCGTGCTCGGCGTGCTCTATGAGAGCTATATCCATCCGATCACCATTCTCTCGACGTTGCCGTCGGCGGCCGTCGGCGCCTTGCTCGCGCTGTTGCTGACCGGCAACGACTTGGGGCTGATCGCGATCATTGGCATCATCCTGCTGATCGGTATCGTCAAGAAGAACGCGATCATGATGATCGACTTCGCGCTGGAGGCTGAACGTCAGCAGGGCATGAGTCCGCAGGATGCGATCTACCGGGCCGCGCTGCTGCGTTTCCGTCCGATCCTGATGACCACATTGGCCGCATTGTTCGGCGCGGTACCGCTGATGCTCGCTTCCGGCTCCGGGGCCGAGCTGCGTCAGCCGCTGGGTTTGGTCCTGGTTGGTGGTCTGCTGTTGAGCCAATTGCTGACGCTATTCACCACGCCGGTGATCTATCTATTCTTCGATCGGTTGGGTCAGCGGTTTGCTCGTAAGGATGCGGCTGGGCAGGAGGCTCGCGTATGA
- the murJ gene encoding murein biosynthesis integral membrane protein MurJ, producing MNASLVILALTVASFLLGFLRDLFIAKAFGLSWEADLIFVALILPMFFENFLGLALRDAMIPYLQKLRSQSQALFETVSRWLYWRVMGMGAAVSAVAIAGSYWILNLLAPGWSDAQVATGQIVFCVGAALIAVQAVLYCQGALLNMDEIFILPMTRTVLLNAGAIIGILLFQPTGMVIFIGMLLPQLALIWLQHRRIAYLRGSESVETEGHRGSFGLAFAPVLLAAGAQQGCILAERMFASYLDEGSITMLSFAFRIVTIPLTLYALSVLSVLFPRFVSSWNDGDYIGHAAVIRKGLLATLLFLVPATVVLCSFPQPVVSVLLERGQFGAAQTDATASLVVLYSLGLPAMGLALLWGRTLLAQHQSRLFLVITLVSSALTISLDALLYGPYGAEGLAFAFSSGAALQALFMGLYVYRASPTGLAPSVLLRWITTGVTVAALLHWLPTPHGLLQLCLYIALMLCAFAAGVVLLGERDLFRPSYWSMKKA from the coding sequence ATGAACGCATCACTGGTAATCCTGGCGTTGACTGTCGCCAGCTTTCTTCTCGGTTTTCTGCGCGACCTGTTCATCGCCAAGGCCTTCGGCCTGAGCTGGGAAGCCGACCTGATTTTCGTTGCGCTGATCCTGCCGATGTTCTTCGAGAACTTCCTCGGCCTCGCCCTTCGCGACGCCATGATCCCGTACTTACAGAAGTTGCGCAGTCAATCCCAAGCCCTGTTCGAGACCGTCAGCCGCTGGCTCTATTGGCGCGTGATGGGAATGGGGGCGGCGGTAAGTGCCGTCGCCATCGCAGGCAGCTACTGGATCCTCAATCTTCTGGCGCCCGGTTGGTCCGATGCTCAGGTAGCCACCGGCCAGATTGTGTTCTGTGTAGGTGCAGCGCTGATTGCCGTTCAGGCCGTTCTGTATTGCCAGGGCGCACTCCTCAACATGGATGAGATCTTCATTCTGCCAATGACGCGCACGGTGTTGCTCAACGCCGGTGCGATCATCGGAATTCTGCTGTTCCAGCCCACCGGGATGGTGATCTTCATCGGCATGCTGCTGCCGCAGCTTGCGCTGATCTGGCTGCAGCACAGGCGGATTGCCTATCTGCGTGGAAGTGAAAGCGTTGAAACGGAGGGGCACCGCGGTAGCTTCGGCCTGGCCTTCGCGCCGGTCCTGCTAGCCGCTGGGGCACAACAAGGCTGCATTCTTGCCGAACGGATGTTCGCCTCCTATCTCGACGAAGGCAGCATCACCATGCTGTCTTTTGCATTCCGCATCGTCACCATCCCGCTTACGCTCTACGCGTTGTCAGTGCTATCGGTGCTGTTCCCCCGCTTCGTCTCGAGCTGGAATGACGGTGATTACATTGGCCACGCCGCAGTGATACGCAAAGGGTTGTTGGCCACTCTGCTCTTCCTGGTCCCGGCCACGGTGGTGCTCTGCTCATTTCCGCAGCCCGTGGTGTCGGTGCTACTGGAGCGAGGCCAATTCGGCGCTGCGCAAACAGATGCCACTGCATCGCTGGTGGTTCTCTATTCACTTGGCCTGCCGGCGATGGGACTGGCGCTGTTATGGGGCCGCACCCTGCTTGCTCAGCATCAGTCACGGCTGTTTCTGGTGATCACGCTTGTCAGCTCTGCGCTCACCATCAGCCTCGATGCGCTGCTCTACGGCCCATACGGTGCTGAAGGCCTGGCGTTCGCTTTTTCCAGCGGAGCGGCACTGCAGGCGCTGTTCATGGGGCTATATGTTTATCGTGCATCGCCGACGGGCCTGGCTCCGAGCGTACTCCTGCGTTGGATCACCACAGGCGTTACCGTTGCGGCTCTACTGCACTGGCTACCCACGCCGCACGGATTGCTCCAGTTGTGCCTGTACATCGCGTTGATGCTGTGTGCCTTCGCGGCGGGCGTGGTGTTGCTCGGTGAACGGGATCTGTTCAGGCCAAGCTACTGGTCGATGAAGAAGGCCTGA
- a CDS encoding MdtA/MuxA family multidrug efflux RND transporter periplasmic adaptor subunit: protein MSEANTSRAGALQRWLIIGVVVIAIALLLWWLWPSAAEQPQQQRAGGRPAFGAFGGPTPVRVAPVEQGRFEVYSKALGTVTPLNTVNVRSRVAGELVEVRFEEGQRVKAGDLLAIIDPRPYEVALQQAEGTLQQNRALLQNAQVDLKRYRGLFADDSIAKQTLDTQQALVNQYQGTLAANQAAVNEAKLNLQFTQIRAPIDGRVGLRQLDQGNLVAANDTTPLVVITQTQPMAISFTLPEGELPPVISRFRRGDELSVQAWDRSERVLFGEGVLESVDNLIDTTTGTLKMKARFDNEAELLIPNQFVNIRLRVETLEDAVLIPSAALQFGSRGNFAYVVGDDSKVELRVLEVGPSNGEHTVITKGLSVGERIVMEGTDRLRDGSEVEVVDRQKLAEEAAENPKVDPQNAKERPAR from the coding sequence ATGTCCGAGGCAAACACTTCTCGCGCCGGCGCCTTGCAGCGCTGGCTGATCATTGGCGTCGTGGTCATCGCTATTGCGCTCCTGCTTTGGTGGCTATGGCCTAGCGCAGCGGAACAACCCCAACAGCAGCGAGCCGGTGGTCGTCCGGCATTCGGAGCGTTCGGCGGGCCAACGCCGGTGCGGGTTGCTCCGGTCGAGCAGGGGCGATTCGAGGTGTATTCCAAGGCGCTCGGCACTGTCACACCGTTGAACACGGTAAACGTACGCAGCCGTGTGGCAGGAGAACTCGTTGAGGTGCGCTTCGAGGAGGGCCAGCGCGTCAAGGCTGGCGATCTGCTCGCGATCATCGATCCGCGCCCCTACGAGGTGGCGTTACAGCAGGCGGAAGGCACTTTGCAGCAGAACCGCGCATTGCTGCAAAACGCGCAAGTCGATCTCAAGCGTTATCGGGGATTGTTTGCCGACGACAGCATCGCCAAGCAGACGCTCGACACCCAGCAGGCACTGGTCAACCAGTACCAGGGAACACTTGCGGCCAACCAGGCAGCGGTCAATGAGGCCAAGCTGAACCTGCAATTCACTCAGATTCGCGCGCCGATCGATGGTCGCGTCGGCCTGCGACAGCTGGATCAGGGCAACCTCGTCGCGGCCAACGACACCACGCCGCTGGTCGTCATCACCCAGACCCAGCCGATGGCCATCAGCTTCACGTTGCCTGAAGGCGAGTTGCCGCCCGTCATCAGCCGTTTCCGTCGCGGTGACGAATTGTCGGTTCAGGCGTGGGACCGCAGCGAACGAGTCCTCTTCGGCGAAGGCGTGCTGGAGAGCGTCGATAACCTGATCGACACGACCACCGGCACCCTGAAGATGAAAGCCCGCTTCGACAACGAAGCCGAGCTGCTGATACCCAACCAGTTCGTCAATATCCGCTTGCGCGTGGAAACGTTGGAGGATGCCGTCCTGATCCCCTCCGCAGCGCTTCAGTTCGGCTCGCGCGGAAACTTCGCCTATGTGGTAGGCGACGATTCGAAGGTCGAGCTGCGTGTCCTCGAAGTAGGGCCGAGCAATGGTGAGCATACCGTCATCACCAAGGGCCTGAGCGTGGGTGAGCGCATCGTCATGGAGGGCACTGACCGCCTGCGTGATGGCAGCGAAGTGGAAGTGGTGGATCGCCAGAAGCTCGCTGAAGAAGCGGCCGAAAATCCCAAGGTCGACCCACAGAATGCCAAGGAGCGCCCGGCGCGATGA